A single window of Actinoallomurus bryophytorum DNA harbors:
- a CDS encoding YbaB/EbfC family nucleoid-associated protein produces MFDFDPNDFRLEDLDRVARQSEQALQGLTEAMTELGNLVGEGKGADGLIQVTVDSTGRATDVTINPRVMRTNSATIAEGMLEAFNAAQDDIAAKSRLLLSGASPEGVEEQDVTQDKMRSHFDEILESFNNALGERRAAFDKLRSEAEDQG; encoded by the coding sequence ATGTTCGATTTCGACCCGAATGACTTCCGGCTAGAGGACCTGGACCGCGTCGCTCGCCAGAGCGAGCAGGCGTTGCAGGGTCTCACCGAGGCCATGACCGAACTCGGCAACCTGGTGGGTGAGGGGAAGGGGGCGGACGGACTGATCCAGGTGACGGTGGACAGCACGGGACGCGCCACCGACGTCACCATCAACCCGCGGGTGATGCGGACGAACAGCGCGACCATCGCCGAAGGCATGCTCGAGGCGTTCAACGCCGCGCAGGACGACATCGCGGCCAAGAGCCGGTTGCTGCTGTCGGGGGCATCACCCGAGGGGGTCGAGGAGCAGGACGTCACCCAGGACAAGATGCGGAGCCACTTCGACGAGATCCTGGAGTCGTTCAACAACGCGTTGGGGGAACGCAGGGCCGCGTTCGACAAGCTGCGGAGCGAGGCCGAAGACCAGGGCTGA